From Erigeron canadensis isolate Cc75 chromosome 8, C_canadensis_v1, whole genome shotgun sequence, one genomic window encodes:
- the LOC122609725 gene encoding guanine nucleotide-binding protein subunit beta-like protein has protein sequence MVPRRILLISANGIFSLCASSDGEIRSWNLKSDSMIRRFQGHTDKVLSVSISKDDRRIVSASSDHSIRLWNTIGDCKHTLQGHKAGINRVRFVPNREGKPIIVSSSLDNTIKINRL, from the coding sequence ATGGTGCCAAGGAGGATATTGCTTATATCCGCAAACGGAATCTTTTCTTTATGCGCATCATCTGACGGAGAAATCCGTTCATGGAACCTTAAATCTGATTCTATGATTCGTAGGTTTCAGGGCCACACAGATAAGGTTTTATCTGTTTCCATATCAAAAGATGATAGGAGGATCGTATCTGCATCATCTGATCATTCTATCAGGCTATGGAATACCATTGGTGACTGTAAGCACACTCTGCAGGGACACAAAGCTGGCATCAATCGTGTAAGATTTGTCCCAAATCGTGAGGGGAAGCCCATCATTGTGTCTTCTTCTTTGGACAACACGATTAAGATTAACCGTCTGTGA
- the LOC122580484 gene encoding MYB-like transcription factor EOBII, which yields MPENEWRKGPWTPAEDNLLIEYVRMHGEGRWSSVASCSGLKRSGKSCRLRWVNYLRPGLKKGQLTPQEEAIIIQLHALWGNKWSTIARYLPGRTDNEIKNYWRTHFKNRGTPSQNQEKQRNKAAYRRDRYQKEVNEMKNNFVLRCTPERNNRGTISKPPQANMEEIFCITSAVATTDQQPHNQTEMTHEVDASWWGALSEDGSWSGILWNLDNDTPKQVMMEQSLSSYF from the exons ATGCCCGAGAACGAATGGAGGAAAGGACCTTGGACACCTGCAGAGGATAATTTGCTTATCGAGTATGTTAGAATGCACGGAGAAGGAAGATGGAGTTCGGTAGCTAGTTgttcag GCTTGAAAAGGAGTGGCAAGAGTTGCAGGTTAAGGTGGGTGAATTATCTAAGACCTGGTCTTAAGAAAGGCCAATTAACACCTCAAGAAGAAGCCATTATCATACAACTTCATGCTTTATGGGGTAACAA atGGTCTACGATAGCCAGATACTTGCCAGGGAGAACAGATAACGAGATAAAAAACTATTGGCGAACTCACTTCAAGAACAGAGGAACACCGTCACAAAACCAAGAAAAGCAACGAAACAAAGCTGCATATAGGCGAGATCGTTATCAAAAAGAagtaaatgaaatgaagaataACTTCGTTTTACGTTGTACTCCAGAAAGGAACAACAGAGGGACGATATCTAAACCACCACAAGCCAATATGGAAGAGATTTTTTGCATCACAAGTGCAGTCGCTACCACTGACCAGCAGCCCCATAACCAGACCGAGATGACTCACGAGGTTGATGCATCATGGTGGGGCGCCCTTTCAGAAGACGGGTCATGGAGCGGGATTTTGTGGAATCTGGACAATGACACTCCAAAGCAAGTTATGATGGAACAATCACTTAGTTCATATTTTTGA
- the LOC122580483 gene encoding truncated transcription factor CAULIFLOWER A-like: MGRGRVQLKRIENKISRQVTFSKRRTGLLKKAHEISVLCDADVALIVFSTKGKLFEYATHSSMEAILERYERYSYAEKLLTAPAESSKTQGSWTLESSKLKAKIEVLEKNIRHYVGEDLEPLNLRELQSVEQQLETALKRIRTRKNQVMHESISELHKKERALQEQNNALSKKLKQNDKIGEPPQQQDMGFLLPQPQPPLALPPPQPPHSTSLIIGSGSYQGAVVTREDEATQAHTVSVAMMPAWMLRHMN, translated from the exons atgggAAGAGGGAGAGTGCAATTGAAAAGGATTGAAAACAAGATCAGTAGACAAGTTACATTTTCTAAAAGAAGAACAGGCTTGTTGAAGAAAGCTCATGAGATCTCTGTGTTGTGTGATGCTGATGTTGCGCTTATTGTTTTCTCTACTAAAGGCAAACTCTTTGAGTATGCTACTCACTCCAG TATGGAGGCCATTCTTGAAAGGTATGAACGTTACTCGTATGCAGAAAAGCTGCTTACTGCACCAGCTGAATCATCAAAAACACAG GGAAGCTGGACTCTTGAATCCTCCAAGCTCAAGGCAAAGATTGAGGTCCTAGAAAAAAACATAAG GCACTATGTTGGGGAAGATCTTGAACCATTAAATCTAAGAGAGCTTCAAAGCGTCGAACAACAACTTGAGACTGCTCTCAAACGAATACGAACAAGAAAG AACCAAGTCATGCATGAGTCTATTTCAGAACTCCATAAGAAG GAGAGAGCACTCCAAGAGCAAAACAATGCACTCTCTAAAAAG TTGAAGCAGAATGATAAGATCGGTGAGCCGCCACAGCAGCAAGATATGGGGTTTCTGTTACCTCAACCTCAGCCACCATTAGCACTGCCACCACCACAACCGCCACACTCAACTTCTCTTATAATCGGGag TGGATCATACCAAGGAGCAGTAGTCACAAGGGAAGATGAGGCGACTCAAGCTCATACCGTCTCTGTTGCTATGATGCCTGCGTGGATGCTTCGTCACATGAATTAG